One segment of Chelmon rostratus isolate fCheRos1 chromosome 17, fCheRos1.pri, whole genome shotgun sequence DNA contains the following:
- the dnaja3a gene encoding dnaJ heat shock protein family (Hsp40) member A3a, producing MRSVFEAATIDGMMASSAARCSSRWITVIVSSGPRRAAGAVVCGSHGGVRSVSTLGAENLWRGGNLLCGGAGKALTLRGLSGIKSPHAVYTLSFHTSAPACSKQDFYQILGVPRTATQKEIKKAYYQMAKKYHPDTNKEDPQAKEKFAQLAEAYEVLSDEGKRKQYDTYGSAGFDAGRASGGQHYWTGQTSNVDPEELFRKIFGEFSGGRGFGDFNAIFDQPQEHIMELTFTQAAKGVNKEISVNIEAACQRCDGKGHEPGTKVQHCHFCNGSGMETVNTGPFVMRSTCRHCGGKGTVISNPCHSCRGRGQTKQKKVVMVPVPAGVEDGQTVRMPVGKKEIFITFRVQKSPVFRRDGADIHSDLLVSVAQAVLGGTARAQGLYETLNLTIPAGIQTDQRIRLAGKGIARISGYGFGDHYVHVKIKVPKTLTDRQRALLMSYAEDETEVEGTVNGVTATTTGKRSSWN from the exons ATGCGCAGTGTGTTCGAAGCGGCGACTATAGACGGAATGATGGCGTCCTCGGCTGCTCGCTGCTCCTCACGCTGGATTACCGTCATCGTGTCCTCTGGGCCTCGCCGGGCCGCCGGTGCTGTTGTCTGCGGCAGCCATGGAGGGGTCCGCAGTGTTTCTACGCTGGGAGCAGAAAACCTGTGGCGGGGAGGGAACCTATTGTGTGGCGGAGCAGGGAAAGCGTTGACATTGAGAGGGCTGTCAG GTATCAAGTCGCCCCATGCTGTCTACACACTGTCCTTTCATACAAGTGCCCCTGCTTGCAGCAAGCAGGACTTCTACCAGATCCTCGGCGTACCTCGCACGGCGACCCAGAAAGAGATCAAGAAAGCCTACTACCAG ATGGCCAAAAAGTATCATCCTGACACCAACAAAGAAGACCCACAAGCCAAGGAAAAGTTTGCTCAGCTGGCTGAAGCTTATGAG GTCCTGAGTGATGAAGGTAAGAGGAAGCAGTACGATACGTATGGCTCAGCTGGCTTTGACGCTGGTCGGGCCAGTGGAGGCCAGCATTACTGGACTGGACAGACCAGCAACGTGGACCCAGAGGAGCTCTTCCGCAAGATCTTTGGGGAATTCTCAGGAGGCCGTGGCTTTGGAGACTTCAATGCCATATTTGATCAGCCACAGGAG CACATCATGGAGCTGACGTTCACTCAGGCAGCGAAGGGAGTCAACAAAGAGATATCCGTCAATATCGAAGCAGCCTGTCAGCGCTGTGATGGCAAGGGCCACGAGCCAGGCACCAAAGTCCAGCACTGCCACTTCTGTAACGGCTCCGGCATG GAGACCGTGAACACAGGCCCGTTTGTGATGCGCTCCACATGTCGTCACTGTGGGGGCAAAGGCACAGTCATATCAAACCCCTGTCACTCCTGCCGTGGGAGGGGACAGACCAAGCAGAAGAAGGTTGTCATGGTTCCTGTGCCTGCAG GTGTGGAGGACGGTCAGACAGTCAGAATGCCCGTTGGTAAGAAGGAGATCTTCATCACATTTAGA GTCCAAAAAAGTCCTGTGTTCAGGAGGGACGGTGCAGACATCCACTCTGACCTTTTGGTCTCCGTGGCACAAGCCGTCCTGGGAGGCACGGCCAGGGCTCAGGGCCTTTATGAAACACTAAACTTAACA ATCCCTGCAGGCATCCAGACAGACCAGAGGATTCGTCTGGCAGGGAAGGGAATTGCTCGTATCAGTGGCTACGGCTTTGGAGACCATTATGTCCacgtcaaaataaaagtaccCAA GACACTAACCGACAGACAAAGAGCTCTGCTCATGAGCTATGCTGAGGACGAGACGGAAGTGGAGGGGACTGTGAATGGTGTCACTGCCACCACCACAG GGAAAAGGTCATCCTGGAACTGA